A part of Candidatus Eremiobacterota bacterium genomic DNA contains:
- a CDS encoding dihydrodipicolinate synthase family protein: protein MQIERFRDRFKDVIGLIVTPMDRSYAVDEGALRAQIEWCFAQGATGIVATGSIGEFLHLEDAERRRVLEVVLEQTRKRPGASAFAMTSGATTLQALKWTKLAAELGYDCAVVIAPYYWKVGEREVFEHFRAIAEANLLPICVYHNPALSKFHIPPALFRKLAELENVVCVKEVETELQHLEQVADALEGRAIYLQTFRAYLTGRLLGSNGGQINVFAIPACVAIDAAWRGDVALAEEIQRRLNRVFPRGGEAALGALGMTKVTASVVTGIEMGPARPPYLAPDDAEERIAKRLPELYELVPAMRPQKRTAVHAVS from the coding sequence ATGCAGATCGAGCGCTTCCGCGACCGCTTCAAGGACGTGATCGGGCTGATCGTGACGCCGATGGACCGCAGCTACGCGGTCGACGAGGGCGCGTTGCGCGCGCAGATCGAGTGGTGCTTCGCGCAGGGCGCGACCGGGATCGTCGCGACCGGCTCGATCGGCGAGTTTCTGCACTTGGAGGACGCCGAGCGCCGCCGCGTCCTCGAGGTCGTTCTCGAGCAGACGCGCAAGCGTCCCGGCGCGAGCGCGTTCGCGATGACGTCCGGCGCGACGACCCTGCAAGCGCTGAAGTGGACGAAGCTCGCCGCCGAGCTGGGCTACGACTGCGCGGTCGTGATCGCGCCGTACTACTGGAAGGTCGGCGAGCGCGAAGTGTTCGAGCACTTCCGCGCGATCGCGGAAGCGAATCTGCTTCCGATCTGTGTCTACCACAATCCGGCGCTCTCGAAGTTCCACATCCCACCGGCGCTCTTCCGCAAGCTCGCCGAGCTGGAGAACGTCGTCTGCGTCAAAGAGGTCGAGACCGAGCTGCAGCATCTCGAGCAAGTCGCCGACGCGCTCGAAGGCCGCGCGATCTACCTGCAGACGTTCCGCGCGTATCTGACGGGACGGCTGCTGGGCTCGAACGGCGGCCAGATCAACGTCTTCGCGATCCCGGCCTGCGTCGCGATCGACGCGGCGTGGCGCGGCGACGTCGCGCTCGCCGAGGAGATCCAGCGCCGGCTGAACCGCGTCTTCCCGCGCGGCGGCGAAGCGGCGCTCGGCGCGCTCGGGATGACGAAGGTCACCGCTTCGGTCGTCACCGGGATCGAGATGGGCCCGGCGCGACCGCCGTACCTCGCCCCGGACGACGCCGAAGAACGGATCGCCAAACGTCTGCCCGAATTGTACGAGCTCGTCCCCGCGATGCGCCCACAGAAGCGCACCGCCGTGCACGCGGTGTCGTGA
- a CDS encoding aldehyde dehydrogenase yields the protein MIPDETIAGPPSTTQLWIDGAYADAADGATYEDVDPASGEAFARIARGGAADVARAVGAARRAFDDGPWPRTTAAERAKVLRTLAALLLEHREELARLESRDAGKPFRETADRDVPRAADNCAFFASAVEQREQSAFFDRKPFLGEQREIASIVREEPVGVCALLTPWNSPLMQATWKIAPAIAAGNTCVLKPSELTPLSTLRLAELCAQAGVPDGVVNVVTGFGPEAGAPLVADPRVDAVAFTGSEPTGIAINLAAAPTLKKVTLELGGKSANVVCDDADLELAVEGSVLAMFRHSGQVCLAGTRLYVQHKIYDRFLERYLERVRNLRVGDPQSRESDLGPLITAGHRERVERFCAQADDEGVPALLRGRRPDEASLAAGNYLGPTIFAPRDESQAVAREEVFGPVLSVFRFETLDEVVARANATRYGLSSYVWTASIANGLRFAERVRAGMCWINGYFLRDLRQPFGGVRMSGLGREGGRWSLDFFTEPKLVCISY from the coding sequence GTGATTCCCGACGAAACGATCGCCGGCCCGCCATCGACGACGCAGCTCTGGATCGACGGCGCATACGCCGACGCGGCGGACGGCGCAACGTACGAGGACGTCGATCCGGCGAGCGGCGAAGCGTTCGCGCGGATCGCGCGGGGCGGCGCCGCCGACGTCGCGCGGGCCGTCGGCGCGGCGCGGCGCGCGTTCGACGACGGGCCGTGGCCGCGCACCACCGCCGCCGAGCGCGCGAAGGTGCTGCGCACGCTCGCCGCGCTGCTGCTCGAGCACCGTGAAGAGCTCGCGCGGCTGGAGTCGCGCGACGCCGGGAAACCGTTCCGCGAAACCGCCGACCGCGACGTGCCGCGCGCGGCCGACAACTGCGCGTTCTTCGCGAGCGCGGTCGAGCAGCGCGAGCAGAGCGCGTTCTTCGACCGCAAGCCGTTCCTCGGCGAGCAGCGCGAGATCGCCTCGATCGTGCGCGAGGAGCCGGTCGGCGTGTGCGCGCTGCTGACGCCGTGGAACTCGCCGCTGATGCAGGCGACCTGGAAGATCGCGCCGGCGATCGCCGCCGGCAATACCTGCGTGCTGAAGCCTTCGGAGCTGACGCCGCTCTCGACGCTGCGCCTCGCGGAGCTGTGCGCCCAAGCCGGCGTCCCGGACGGCGTCGTGAACGTCGTGACCGGGTTCGGCCCGGAGGCCGGCGCGCCGCTGGTCGCCGACCCGCGCGTCGACGCGGTCGCGTTCACCGGGAGCGAGCCGACCGGGATCGCGATCAACCTCGCCGCCGCGCCGACCCTCAAGAAAGTCACCCTCGAGCTCGGTGGGAAATCGGCGAACGTCGTCTGCGACGACGCCGATCTCGAGCTCGCGGTCGAAGGGAGCGTGCTGGCGATGTTCCGGCACAGCGGGCAAGTCTGCCTCGCCGGCACGCGCTTGTACGTGCAGCACAAGATCTACGACCGTTTTCTGGAGCGCTATCTCGAGCGCGTGCGAAACCTGCGCGTCGGCGATCCGCAGTCGCGCGAGAGCGACCTCGGCCCGCTCATCACCGCGGGCCACCGCGAGCGCGTCGAGCGCTTCTGCGCGCAAGCCGACGACGAAGGCGTTCCGGCGCTGCTGCGCGGGCGGCGGCCGGACGAAGCGTCGCTCGCGGCGGGGAACTATCTCGGCCCGACGATCTTCGCGCCGCGCGACGAGTCGCAGGCGGTCGCGCGCGAAGAGGTCTTCGGCCCGGTGCTTTCCGTCTTCCGCTTCGAGACGCTCGACGAGGTTGTCGCGCGCGCCAACGCGACGCGCTACGGGCTCTCCTCGTACGTGTGGACGGCGAGCATCGCGAACGGGCTGCGCTTCGCCGAGCGCGTCCGCGCCGGAATGTGCTGGATCAACGGCTACTTCCTGCGCGACCTGCGCCAGCCGTTCGGCGGCGTCCGGATGAGCGGGCTCGGCCGCGAAGGCGGCCGCTGGTCGCTGGACTTCTTCACCGAACCGAAACTGGTGTGCATCTCCTATTGA
- a CDS encoding catechol 1,2-dioxygenase encodes MIAAGLFSTHVPRLMILDPEARRRYMGQNVTTFYDALPQIKRERIDALEFDTFVVIDTHWHSTLEFILNAHARHEGLYTSDEIPWMIHEYAYDYPGDPELAALIAQESKARGVPAEAAAHRGLPVHYGTLNPMHYYNPGPSKKRVLPVSVLDTAEVEPNLRFGEAVTAAAERCGRRVLLVASGGMSHRFWPLATIRQRAGADPSDISDPALRAFDERIMAWWRAGDHAAVLAHADEFRRTCSPEGRFAHYLVLAGAHGGAAWRARGEQFGRYEAAIGTGQSNFWFAAR; translated from the coding sequence GTGATCGCGGCCGGCCTCTTCTCCACCCACGTTCCGCGCCTGATGATTCTCGACCCCGAAGCGCGCCGGCGGTACATGGGCCAGAACGTCACGACGTTCTACGACGCGCTCCCGCAGATCAAGCGCGAGCGGATCGACGCGCTGGAGTTCGACACCTTCGTCGTGATCGACACCCACTGGCACTCGACGCTCGAGTTCATCCTGAACGCGCACGCGCGCCACGAAGGGCTCTACACCTCCGACGAGATCCCGTGGATGATCCACGAGTACGCGTACGACTACCCGGGCGATCCGGAGCTGGCCGCGCTGATCGCGCAAGAGTCGAAAGCGCGCGGCGTGCCGGCCGAAGCAGCCGCGCACCGCGGCTTGCCGGTGCATTACGGCACGCTCAACCCGATGCACTACTACAACCCCGGCCCGAGCAAGAAGCGCGTCCTGCCGGTCTCGGTGCTCGACACGGCGGAGGTCGAGCCGAACCTGCGCTTCGGCGAAGCGGTCACGGCGGCAGCGGAGCGCTGCGGGCGGCGGGTGCTGCTGGTCGCCTCGGGCGGGATGTCGCACCGCTTCTGGCCGCTGGCGACGATCCGGCAGCGGGCCGGCGCCGATCCGAGCGACATCAGCGATCCGGCGCTGCGCGCGTTCGACGAGCGGATCATGGCGTGGTGGCGCGCCGGCGACCACGCCGCGGTGCTCGCGCACGCCGACGAGTTCCGCCGCACCTGCTCGCCCGAAGGCCGCTTCGCGCACTACCTCGTCCTGGCCGGCGCGCACGGCGGCGCGGCGTGGCGCGCGCGCGGCGAGCAGTTCGGCCGCTACGAAGCCGCGATCGGGACCGGCCAGTCCAACTTCTGGTTCGCCGCGCGCTGA
- a CDS encoding nitronate monooxygenase, whose amino-acid sequence MNPLQTLAVPIVQAPMAGATTPRLVAAVSSAGGLGSLPGGYNAPAKIREQIAQVRALTDRPFAVNLFVGEYAPPPADVMQRAHERLRRYRDELGIPHPDAPPVSATSFRAQFEVVAEARPAVFSFTFGIPPAEALARCRELEIFTIGTAKTVAEAVALERAGVDAVCVQGYEAGGHHGAFLAPLEESLIGTLALVPQVVDAVSVPVLAAGGIGDGRGVAAVLALGACAAQVGSAFLLSDESSLSPAARGLLASEAARRTTLTTVFSGKHARGVINRFIEEMTGAAEIAPYPYQNGLTRDVRDAATAQERPELLSLWSGQAVALAKPLPAAEIVANLMREARAAHDRAGVALDGTPARG is encoded by the coding sequence ATGAACCCGCTGCAGACGCTCGCCGTTCCGATCGTGCAGGCACCGATGGCCGGTGCGACGACGCCGCGGCTCGTCGCGGCGGTCTCGAGCGCCGGCGGGCTCGGCTCGCTCCCCGGCGGCTACAACGCGCCGGCGAAGATTCGCGAGCAGATCGCGCAGGTGCGCGCGCTGACCGATCGCCCGTTCGCGGTGAACCTGTTCGTCGGCGAGTACGCGCCGCCGCCGGCTGACGTCATGCAGCGCGCGCACGAGCGATTGCGCCGCTATCGCGACGAGCTCGGGATCCCGCATCCCGACGCGCCGCCCGTCTCGGCTACCAGCTTTCGCGCACAGTTCGAAGTCGTCGCCGAAGCGCGTCCGGCGGTGTTCAGCTTCACCTTCGGGATTCCGCCGGCGGAAGCGCTCGCGCGCTGCCGCGAGCTCGAGATCTTCACGATCGGCACCGCGAAGACGGTCGCCGAAGCCGTCGCGCTCGAGCGCGCCGGCGTGGACGCCGTGTGCGTGCAAGGCTACGAAGCCGGCGGCCACCACGGTGCGTTTCTCGCGCCGCTCGAGGAGTCGCTGATCGGGACGCTCGCGCTCGTTCCGCAAGTCGTCGATGCCGTCTCGGTTCCGGTGCTTGCGGCCGGCGGAATCGGCGACGGCCGCGGCGTCGCGGCGGTGCTCGCGCTCGGCGCATGCGCGGCGCAAGTCGGCTCCGCGTTTCTGCTCAGCGACGAGTCGTCGCTCTCGCCCGCCGCGCGCGGCCTGCTGGCGAGCGAGGCCGCGCGGCGCACGACGCTTACCACGGTCTTCTCCGGCAAGCACGCGCGCGGCGTGATCAACCGCTTCATCGAGGAGATGACCGGCGCGGCCGAGATCGCGCCGTATCCGTATCAGAACGGGCTGACCCGCGACGTCCGCGACGCCGCCACCGCGCAGGAGCGGCCTGAGCTGCTCAGCCTCTGGAGCGGGCAGGCGGTCGCGCTGGCCAAGCCGCTGCCGGCTGCCGAGATCGTGGCGAATTTGATGCGCGAAGCGCGCGCCGCGCACGACCGCGCCGGCGTGGCGCTGGACGGAACGCCCGCCCGAGGGTGA
- a CDS encoding GNAT family N-acetyltransferase has product MIAAAIHPHPARPARHPDYRLRPFTEGDVPRYGALLASLSPEDVRLRFHSVTAPSDPEQIRGALLGAGSLGAVLVETCAGELVGVAHAAPANVERRGEFGILVAAAHRRRGLGGALADMLLHGMAARGVTRAEAYTAWENRAAAALLRSRGFRAQHVGGGLVRWLRG; this is encoded by the coding sequence ATGATCGCGGCAGCGATCCATCCCCATCCGGCGCGCCCCGCACGCCATCCCGACTATCGTCTGCGGCCGTTCACCGAGGGCGACGTCCCGCGCTACGGCGCGCTGCTCGCCTCGCTTTCGCCGGAAGACGTGCGGCTGAGGTTCCACTCCGTCACCGCGCCCTCGGATCCCGAGCAGATTCGCGGCGCGCTGCTCGGCGCCGGCTCGCTCGGCGCGGTTCTCGTCGAGACGTGCGCGGGCGAGCTCGTGGGCGTCGCGCACGCGGCGCCGGCGAACGTGGAACGGCGCGGGGAGTTCGGGATCCTGGTCGCCGCGGCGCACCGCCGACGCGGGCTCGGCGGGGCGCTGGCGGACATGCTGCTGCACGGGATGGCAGCACGCGGGGTCACCCGCGCCGAAGCGTACACCGCCTGGGAGAACCGCGCCGCGGCGGCGCTGCTGCGCTCGCGCGGCTTCCGAGCGCAGCACGTCGGCGGCGGGCTCGTCCGCTGGCTGCGCGGCTGA
- a CDS encoding S41 family peptidase: protein MTFRTGTGALALAVAFSCVAPGSADALTLQHLDDVRSGYRALTTTFYRGVTPSKLVAGARAALAEALRKNGQTLPPLAAHSGDELAQIVATIDAARGRGKLSETDLTFTALSGMAHAAGDRYTVFLTPKELTGFQTPLNPPHVFGIGVLLQQDETTKDVSASYVAPGTPADGAGVQNGDVFEAIDGVSVRGEDVAHVRARLLGRTGTVVRVRMLRNGKTHAEFSIVRAEVHPPTVYQKLLANGVGYIAVGVFGEPTAEEFGAALKHLQQQNARAYVIDLRNNGGGYVNAAVAIAGHFIHSGPIVSVAERSGTTEFDAEANADVARPVAVLVNHYSASASEITAGALQDAGVATLVGSRTYGKGVVQQITYNNDGSAMKVTTARYLTPRNRIIDGVGLVPDVTVNENAHARFGDPSADAQLAAAIAAVQAKARL from the coding sequence ATGACGTTTCGCACCGGAACCGGCGCGCTGGCGCTCGCCGTCGCCTTCAGCTGTGTCGCGCCGGGATCGGCGGACGCGCTCACGCTGCAGCACCTCGACGACGTGCGCAGCGGCTACCGTGCGCTGACGACGACGTTCTACCGCGGCGTCACCCCGTCGAAGCTGGTCGCCGGCGCGCGCGCCGCGCTCGCCGAGGCGCTGCGCAAGAACGGCCAGACGCTGCCGCCGCTTGCGGCGCACTCGGGCGACGAGCTCGCGCAGATCGTCGCCACGATCGACGCCGCGCGCGGCCGCGGCAAGCTCTCCGAAACCGACCTGACCTTCACGGCGCTGAGCGGGATGGCGCATGCGGCGGGCGACCGCTACACCGTCTTCCTGACGCCGAAAGAGCTGACCGGATTTCAAACGCCGCTGAACCCGCCGCACGTGTTCGGGATCGGCGTGCTGCTGCAGCAGGACGAGACGACGAAAGACGTGAGCGCCTCGTACGTCGCGCCCGGCACGCCGGCCGACGGCGCGGGCGTGCAGAACGGCGACGTCTTCGAAGCGATCGACGGCGTCAGCGTCCGCGGCGAGGACGTCGCGCACGTGCGCGCGCGCCTGCTCGGGCGCACCGGAACGGTCGTGCGCGTGCGCATGCTGCGCAACGGCAAGACGCATGCGGAGTTTTCGATCGTGCGCGCCGAGGTGCATCCGCCGACGGTCTACCAGAAGCTGCTGGCGAACGGCGTGGGTTACATCGCCGTCGGCGTCTTCGGCGAGCCGACCGCTGAAGAGTTCGGCGCCGCGCTCAAGCACCTGCAGCAGCAGAACGCGCGCGCGTACGTCATCGACCTGCGCAACAACGGCGGCGGCTACGTCAACGCGGCGGTCGCGATCGCCGGCCACTTCATCCACTCCGGCCCGATCGTCTCGGTCGCCGAACGCTCGGGAACGACCGAGTTCGACGCCGAGGCGAATGCCGACGTCGCGCGGCCGGTCGCGGTGCTCGTCAACCACTACTCCGCCTCCGCCTCGGAGATCACCGCCGGCGCGCTGCAGGACGCCGGCGTCGCGACGCTGGTCGGGAGCCGCACCTACGGCAAAGGCGTCGTGCAGCAGATCACCTACAACAACGACGGCTCGGCGATGAAGGTCACCACCGCGCGCTACCTGACGCCGCGCAACCGGATCATCGACGGCGTCGGGCTCGTCCCCGACGTCACCGTGAACGAGAACGCGCACGCGCGCTTCGGCGATCCGTCCGCCGACGCACAGCTCGCTGCGGCGATCGCGGCGGTTCAGGCGAAAGCGAGGCTCTAG
- a CDS encoding ATP-dependent Clp protease proteolytic subunit has product MVPIVVEQTARGERSYDIYSRLLQERIVFVTGQIDDALANTVIAQLLFLERADADKDIDLYINSPGGSVSAGLAMYDTMQLIKPNVATICAGLAASAASILLTGGAPGKRMALPYSKVLIHQPWIGQIGGQATDIEIHARELLATRRLLAEIYHRTTSKPVDEILRDLERDFYMSADEAKAYGIIDVVLDGANRNGNGAVPASP; this is encoded by the coding sequence CTGGTTCCGATCGTCGTCGAGCAGACCGCGCGCGGCGAACGCTCGTACGATATCTACTCGCGGCTGCTGCAGGAGCGGATCGTTTTCGTCACCGGCCAGATCGACGACGCGCTGGCGAACACCGTCATCGCGCAGCTGCTGTTCCTCGAGCGCGCCGACGCCGACAAGGACATCGACCTCTACATCAACAGCCCGGGCGGCAGCGTGAGCGCGGGGCTCGCGATGTACGACACGATGCAGCTGATCAAGCCGAACGTCGCGACGATCTGCGCCGGCCTCGCCGCCTCGGCCGCGTCGATCCTGCTGACCGGCGGTGCGCCCGGAAAGCGCATGGCGCTGCCGTACAGCAAGGTCCTGATCCACCAGCCGTGGATCGGCCAGATCGGCGGCCAGGCGACCGACATCGAGATCCACGCCCGCGAGCTGCTCGCGACGCGCCGCCTCCTCGCCGAGATCTATCACCGCACGACGAGCAAGCCGGTCGACGAGATCCTGCGCGACCTCGAGCGCGACTTCTACATGAGCGCCGACGAAGCGAAGGCGTACGGGATCATCGACGTCGTGCTGGACGGCGCAAACCGCAACGGCAACGGCGCAGTGCCGGCGTCACCTTGA
- a CDS encoding ABC transporter permease, producing MISLVQTLRLAMQALVRNRSRSMLTMLGVVIGVAAVIVTVALGTGAKSSVANQINSLGSNLIIVIPGSVQTSGARTGNGGASTLTVADGLAIAKLPGVSAVSPSVNVRGQLVAGGQNWQTQVTGVAPTYTVVRSWDVSSGRFFTQSETDAAAKVVVLGQTVVRQLFPDGSDPIGRTIEIRNVPFTVIGTLIAKGQSGGGQDQDDTALIPYTSALERLTGGTTIGSLMVSAVDGTHIDSVQTQITGLLEQRHGITNGQDDFQVRNLQDIAQAASATASILGLLLAAVAAVSLIVGGIGIMNIMLVSVTERTREIGLRVALGARGAAILRQFLIEAVVLSTGGGAIGVVLGIAGATAIVLFAHWPASVPLVSVVLALAFSAAVGVFFGYWPARKAAALDPIRALRFE from the coding sequence ATGATCTCCCTCGTGCAAACGCTGCGTCTGGCGATGCAGGCGCTGGTCCGCAACCGCTCGCGCTCGATGCTCACGATGCTCGGGGTGGTGATCGGCGTCGCGGCGGTGATCGTCACCGTCGCGCTCGGCACCGGCGCGAAGAGCTCGGTCGCGAACCAGATCAACTCGCTCGGCTCGAACCTGATCATCGTCATTCCGGGGAGCGTGCAGACCAGCGGCGCGCGCACTGGAAACGGCGGCGCCTCGACGCTCACCGTCGCGGACGGGCTCGCGATCGCGAAGCTGCCCGGCGTCAGCGCGGTTTCGCCGAGCGTCAACGTGCGCGGCCAGCTGGTCGCCGGCGGGCAGAACTGGCAGACCCAAGTCACCGGCGTCGCTCCGACGTACACCGTCGTGCGCAGCTGGGACGTCTCGAGCGGCCGGTTCTTCACGCAGTCGGAGACCGACGCGGCAGCGAAGGTCGTCGTGCTGGGTCAAACCGTCGTGCGCCAACTCTTTCCCGACGGCAGCGATCCGATCGGGCGGACGATCGAGATCCGCAACGTGCCGTTCACCGTGATCGGAACGCTCATCGCAAAAGGACAGAGCGGCGGCGGTCAGGATCAGGACGACACCGCGCTGATTCCCTACACCTCGGCGCTCGAGCGCCTCACCGGCGGCACGACGATCGGGTCGCTGATGGTCTCGGCGGTCGACGGAACGCACATCGACTCGGTGCAGACGCAGATCACCGGTTTGCTGGAGCAGCGCCACGGCATCACGAACGGCCAGGACGACTTCCAGGTGCGCAACCTGCAAGACATCGCGCAGGCCGCCTCGGCGACCGCGTCGATCCTGGGCTTGCTGCTGGCCGCGGTGGCGGCGGTCTCGCTGATCGTCGGCGGGATCGGGATCATGAACATCATGCTGGTCTCGGTCACCGAGCGCACGCGCGAGATCGGCTTGCGCGTCGCGCTCGGCGCGCGCGGCGCGGCGATCCTGCGCCAGTTCCTGATCGAAGCGGTCGTGCTCTCGACCGGCGGCGGCGCGATCGGCGTCGTCCTCGGCATCGCGGGCGCTACGGCGATCGTGCTGTTCGCGCACTGGCCGGCGAGCGTCCCGCTCGTCTCGGTGGTGCTCGCGCTCGCGTTCAGCGCCGCGGTCGGAGTCTTCTTCGGCTACTGGCCGGCGCGCAAAGCTGCCGCGCTCGACCCGATCCGCGCCCTGCGGTTCGAGTAG
- a CDS encoding ABC transporter ATP-binding protein, with protein sequence MTPVVQVRDLRKVYPLEGGEDVVALRGVDLTIEPGEFVAVMGPSGSGKSTFMHIVGLLDRPTSGTYSFAGHELTSLDADALADLRSRALGFVFQAYNLLPRTTAIENVELPMIYAGVPAAERKRAALEALDAVGLAKYAQHQPNQLSGGQQQRVAIARSIVNQPQLILADEPTGALDTASSEDVMALFQRLNAERGMTVMLVTHEADVAAHARRLVTFRDGHIISDEPVREKVLV encoded by the coding sequence ATGACGCCCGTCGTTCAGGTGCGCGATCTGCGCAAAGTCTATCCGCTCGAAGGAGGTGAGGACGTCGTCGCGCTGCGCGGCGTCGACCTCACCATCGAGCCGGGCGAGTTCGTCGCGGTGATGGGGCCGTCGGGATCGGGGAAGTCGACGTTCATGCACATCGTCGGCCTGCTCGACCGGCCGACCTCGGGGACGTACAGCTTCGCCGGCCACGAGCTGACCTCGCTCGACGCCGACGCGCTCGCCGACCTGCGCTCGCGCGCGCTCGGCTTCGTCTTCCAGGCCTACAACTTGCTGCCGCGCACGACGGCGATCGAGAACGTCGAGCTGCCGATGATCTACGCCGGCGTTCCGGCCGCGGAGCGCAAGCGCGCCGCGCTGGAGGCGCTCGACGCGGTCGGTTTGGCGAAGTACGCGCAGCACCAGCCGAACCAGCTCTCGGGCGGCCAGCAGCAGCGCGTCGCGATCGCGCGCTCGATCGTGAACCAGCCGCAGCTGATCCTCGCCGACGAGCCGACCGGCGCGCTCGACACCGCCTCCTCGGAAGACGTGATGGCGCTCTTTCAGCGCTTGAACGCCGAGCGCGGAATGACGGTCATGCTGGTCACCCACGAAGCGGACGTCGCCGCGCACGCGCGCCGGCTCGTCACCTTCCGCGACGGCCACATCATCTCCGACGAACCCGTTCGCGAGAAAGTACTCGTATGA